One Myxococcales bacterium genomic region harbors:
- a CDS encoding DUF1554 domain-containing protein gives MAGEGGGGQQKPRATRRSAWARLAVVVATSAACGTDPTSPTAPIPPGPSPTAPSDTGAPLVAEGPSSTLTRDAGSDAPADASPGPDAGTTGPRTLVDAPGVLDFDFTQTRLVYRVARDFFACELPCTNPTRIPGTANHKNRFTITPDGLYFAARVPPSTIDDVYSVAFDGSKLENRTRFAPAGGAAGAHVEALALDGGLTRIEQLVSLVRERELGYRTLLEVPTGMTGNPDRIGHTTRYVHENQGAILRYFPKQVRLQVTENNPDLVPTPAEMTVTGATMVPPASDPTAIATSPRGPTVAYPTVVIRERGTLKACPVATACTAWADLGPLGETFALDATHLYIGSERGLSRCELAEIAQTGHCSPALVVGGEPARHPMYLTDDSVVYLGKDRVRAVPKSTTVRCAAGTGVACQCAPGSVPDVAGTCVLCPRGTFASLAGQATCTPCLEGSTLAPGATSAASCVACPEGETAGLFSSYQCVANPKRVFVTAESHDGDFANDPGLVGANAIAKADAFCMQSSARPSTAPYKAVLADTTNRDALVPRDWPFLPSRYYLQADGPLAVGLTSPQGLLPFPLTNPWDGTPENAYAYFWTGIRATTWTSSAMRTCQGWSSNASTGVTGAIGIAGRMDGSSIGTSTSASCSIPQRLLCVEQ, from the coding sequence ATGGCCGGGGAAGGCGGCGGGGGGCAGCAGAAACCACGGGCGACGCGCCGTTCGGCGTGGGCGAGGCTCGCGGTCGTCGTCGCCACGAGCGCGGCGTGCGGCACCGATCCCACGTCGCCCACGGCACCGATCCCTCCGGGCCCTTCGCCCACCGCCCCGTCCGACACGGGGGCCCCGCTCGTCGCCGAGGGGCCGAGCTCGACCCTCACACGGGACGCGGGGAGTGACGCGCCCGCGGACGCGAGCCCCGGGCCGGACGCGGGTACGACCGGGCCACGGACCCTCGTCGACGCGCCGGGCGTGCTCGATTTCGACTTCACGCAGACCCGCTTGGTTTACCGGGTCGCGCGCGACTTTTTTGCGTGCGAGCTCCCTTGCACGAACCCGACGCGCATACCCGGCACGGCGAACCACAAGAACCGCTTCACGATCACGCCCGATGGTTTGTACTTCGCGGCCCGCGTGCCGCCGTCCACGATCGACGACGTATACTCCGTGGCGTTCGACGGCTCGAAGCTCGAGAATCGGACGCGCTTCGCCCCAGCGGGAGGGGCCGCCGGGGCGCACGTGGAGGCCCTCGCGCTCGACGGGGGTCTCACGCGGATCGAGCAGCTCGTGAGCCTCGTCCGAGAGCGCGAGCTCGGGTACCGGACGCTCCTCGAGGTACCGACGGGCATGACGGGGAACCCCGACCGCATCGGTCACACGACCCGCTACGTGCACGAGAACCAGGGCGCTATCCTGCGGTACTTCCCGAAACAGGTGCGCCTGCAAGTGACCGAAAACAATCCGGATCTCGTGCCTACGCCGGCCGAGATGACCGTGACCGGAGCGACGATGGTGCCCCCCGCATCGGACCCGACGGCCATCGCGACGAGCCCACGCGGGCCCACGGTGGCGTATCCGACCGTGGTCATCCGAGAGCGCGGCACCTTGAAGGCGTGCCCGGTCGCGACCGCGTGCACGGCGTGGGCCGATCTCGGGCCGCTCGGAGAGACGTTCGCGCTCGACGCGACCCACCTCTACATCGGGAGCGAGCGAGGGCTCTCGCGATGCGAGCTCGCCGAGATCGCGCAGACGGGCCACTGCTCCCCGGCCCTCGTCGTGGGCGGTGAGCCCGCGCGCCACCCGATGTACCTCACGGACGACAGCGTGGTTTACCTCGGAAAAGATCGCGTACGCGCGGTACCGAAGAGCACGACCGTGCGCTGCGCGGCGGGCACCGGGGTCGCGTGCCAGTGCGCGCCGGGCTCCGTACCCGACGTAGCGGGCACGTGTGTCCTTTGCCCGCGGGGGACGTTCGCGAGCCTCGCGGGTCAGGCCACGTGCACGCCGTGCCTCGAAGGCTCCACGCTCGCGCCGGGCGCGACGAGCGCCGCAAGCTGCGTCGCGTGCCCCGAAGGAGAGACCGCGGGCCTCTTCTCGAGCTACCAGTGCGTCGCCAACCCCAAGCGCGTGTTCGTGACGGCCGAGAGCCACGACGGTGATTTCGCGAACGACCCCGGGCTCGTGGGGGCGAACGCCATCGCCAAGGCCGATGCATTCTGCATGCAATCGAGCGCGCGGCCGTCCACCGCGCCGTACAAGGCCGTGCTGGCCGACACCACGAACCGCGACGCGCTCGTCCCTCGCGACTGGCCCTTCTTGCCCTCGCGGTACTACCTGCAGGCCGACGGGCCGCTCGCCGTGGGGCTCACGTCGCCCCAAGGGCTCTTGCCGTTCCCTCTTACGAACCCGTGGGACGGCACCCCCGAGAACGCGTACGCCTACTTCTGGACAGGCATCCGCGCGACCACGTGGACCTCGTCGGCGATGCGCACGTGCCAGGGGTGGAGCTCCAACGCATCGACCGGCGTGACAGGCGCCATCGGGATCGCGGGCCGCATGGACGGCTCGTCGATCGGCACGAGCACGTCGGCGTCGTGTTCGATCCCGCAGCGTCTTCTCTGCGTGGAGCAGTAG
- a CDS encoding SUMF1/EgtB/PvdO family nonheme iron enzyme — protein sequence MRPLRRPSVSILALASITSLVAVACGGGPAAVVAGEPTTVKEAFGVKCDAFQAQTAPDLMAWDAAARANLSRLRDKGIVAVRYEKRGCDVVLELLPSCKGSGSYKYTPYSATESKVASNENELFAALPLGASSFAGRVKKGQTLRTDYTMVGTDALPADKRVTRAQLRGPDCPRATHVVSTVYLGGFALAAGTKAELGGSAKVFGFGAEGESKAAGERLVAEGNAEACAEAQKTGKEAKMCAVPLRVGLLPLDGLASDGTGVAAPVPAAPKATQGPCPEGMVRIAPGSYQPSTGGGRVDLGSYCIDATEVTSAAYEACVVKGTCQAVQPVRGSNRVACNYRQAGREQHPINCVSVDQAKVYCQAQGKLLPTVNELEWAARGNVMRTYPWGEEPADGRACFGKDATCAVKSFPTGASPEGVFDLGGNVEELCESPGGGYVSFGGGYGSEGTKMAGKTRRMSTEPSPTIGFRCVSR from the coding sequence ATGCGCCCTCTTCGTCGTCCTTCGGTCTCGATCCTCGCGCTCGCGTCGATCACCTCCCTCGTAGCCGTCGCGTGCGGCGGCGGGCCCGCGGCCGTGGTCGCCGGCGAGCCCACCACGGTCAAAGAAGCCTTCGGCGTGAAGTGCGACGCGTTCCAGGCCCAGACCGCTCCCGACCTCATGGCGTGGGACGCCGCGGCCCGCGCGAACCTCTCGCGCCTCCGCGACAAGGGCATCGTCGCCGTTCGTTACGAGAAGCGCGGCTGCGACGTGGTGCTCGAGCTCCTCCCGAGCTGCAAGGGCTCGGGGTCGTACAAGTACACGCCTTACAGCGCCACGGAGAGCAAGGTCGCGAGCAACGAGAACGAGCTCTTCGCCGCCCTCCCGCTCGGTGCGTCGAGCTTCGCGGGGCGCGTGAAAAAGGGGCAAACGCTCCGCACCGACTACACCATGGTCGGCACCGACGCGCTCCCGGCCGACAAACGTGTCACGCGCGCGCAGCTCCGTGGCCCCGACTGCCCCCGCGCGACCCACGTCGTGAGCACCGTGTACCTCGGGGGGTTCGCGCTCGCCGCGGGCACCAAGGCCGAGCTCGGCGGCAGCGCGAAGGTGTTCGGGTTCGGCGCCGAGGGCGAGTCCAAGGCGGCGGGCGAGCGCCTCGTCGCCGAAGGCAACGCCGAGGCCTGCGCCGAGGCTCAAAAGACAGGAAAAGAGGCCAAAATGTGCGCGGTTCCGCTGCGCGTCGGTCTTCTCCCGCTCGACGGCCTCGCCTCCGACGGCACCGGCGTCGCGGCTCCCGTGCCGGCCGCCCCGAAGGCCACCCAGGGCCCGTGCCCCGAGGGCATGGTGCGCATCGCGCCCGGCAGCTACCAGCCGTCGACCGGCGGGGGTCGCGTCGACCTCGGGAGCTACTGCATCGACGCGACCGAGGTGACGAGCGCCGCCTACGAGGCCTGCGTCGTGAAGGGCACGTGCCAAGCCGTCCAACCCGTCCGTGGCTCGAACCGTGTAGCTTGCAACTACCGGCAAGCGGGTCGCGAGCAGCACCCGATCAACTGCGTGTCGGTCGATCAGGCGAAGGTGTACTGCCAGGCCCAAGGCAAGCTCCTCCCCACGGTGAACGAGCTCGAGTGGGCCGCCCGCGGCAACGTGATGCGCACGTATCCTTGGGGCGAAGAGCCCGCCGACGGTCGCGCGTGCTTCGGCAAAGACGCCACCTGCGCCGTGAAGAGCTTCCCCACGGGCGCGAGCCCCGAGGGCGTGTTCGACCTCGGCGGCAACGTCGAGGAGCTCTGCGAGTCGCCCGGAGGCGGCTACGTGAGCTTCGGCGGTGGGTACGGGAGCGAGGGCACCAAGATGGCCGGCAAGACGCGGCGCATGAGCACCGAGCCCTCGCCGACCATCGGGTTCCGCTGCGTCTCGCGCTGA
- a CDS encoding M20/M25/M40 family metallo-hydrolase, producing the protein MPTDWGQTCVSLLQDLIRQPTVNRGTAQSDDGHEHLCARLLADFARDRRLEPKIFAKVKNRENMVVRAKGNGKKPPLLLNAHIDVVEADESRWQRPPFSGDIHDGYVWGRGAIDMKHMAAMSACVVARLVDEGVELDRDVIFAAVADEEAGCALGSTYLVDEHADEVRAEYMIGEVGAFSLNLLGKVFYPIQVAEKGVVWTRATYRGSPGHGSMPDPDGAVIRLAEAIAKLGKKRLPMHPHPVVERFVEGLAKALPFPQKQALGRLTTPQIAGLILDYLVKDPDQRRSFGAMLANTASPTVVRAGNKVNVIPGRASVEIDGRTIPGQSELAFLAELREVLGPDAEIEVMHSLPAVETDATTPLYGHLEAMLRKHDPLGEPLPYMVVGFTDAKAYSRLGTHCYGFTPLKFDPTLGVSFQKMYHGHDERVPVAGLTWGFDVLYDTVRSFCERRPG; encoded by the coding sequence ATGCCGACCGACTGGGGCCAAACGTGTGTCTCGCTTCTCCAAGACCTCATCCGACAGCCCACCGTGAACCGCGGGACGGCCCAGAGCGACGACGGTCACGAGCACCTCTGCGCGCGACTCTTGGCCGATTTCGCCCGCGATCGAAGGCTCGAGCCCAAGATCTTCGCCAAGGTGAAGAACCGCGAGAACATGGTGGTGCGCGCCAAGGGCAACGGAAAAAAGCCACCGCTCCTCCTCAACGCTCACATCGACGTGGTCGAGGCCGACGAGTCGCGTTGGCAGCGCCCTCCCTTCTCGGGCGACATCCACGACGGCTACGTGTGGGGCCGGGGCGCCATCGACATGAAGCACATGGCCGCGATGAGCGCGTGTGTCGTCGCGAGGCTCGTCGACGAGGGCGTCGAGCTCGATCGCGACGTGATCTTCGCCGCGGTGGCCGACGAAGAGGCCGGCTGCGCCCTCGGCAGCACCTACCTGGTCGACGAGCACGCCGACGAGGTGCGTGCAGAGTACATGATCGGAGAGGTCGGCGCCTTCTCCCTGAATTTGCTGGGCAAGGTGTTCTATCCGATCCAAGTCGCCGAGAAGGGCGTCGTGTGGACGCGCGCCACGTACCGAGGGTCTCCGGGCCACGGCTCCATGCCCGATCCGGACGGGGCCGTGATCCGCCTCGCCGAGGCGATCGCGAAGCTCGGCAAAAAGCGCTTGCCCATGCACCCGCACCCCGTCGTCGAGCGGTTCGTCGAAGGCCTCGCGAAGGCGCTGCCGTTCCCGCAAAAACAGGCCCTAGGTCGCCTCACGACGCCCCAGATCGCGGGCCTCATCCTCGACTACCTCGTCAAAGACCCGGATCAACGCCGGAGCTTCGGCGCCATGCTCGCCAACACGGCCTCGCCCACCGTGGTGCGCGCCGGCAACAAGGTGAACGTCATCCCGGGGCGCGCGTCGGTCGAGATCGACGGACGCACGATCCCCGGCCAATCGGAGCTCGCGTTCCTCGCCGAGCTGCGTGAGGTGCTCGGCCCCGACGCCGAAATCGAGGTCATGCACTCGCTCCCGGCGGTCGAGACCGACGCGACCACGCCGCTCTACGGGCACCTCGAGGCCATGCTGCGCAAGCACGATCCGCTCGGTGAGCCCTTGCCCTACATGGTGGTCGGCTTCACCGACGCGAAGGCCTACTCGCGCCTCGGGACGCACTGCTACGGCTTCACGCCGCTCAAGTTCGACCCGACGCTCGGCGTGAGCTTCCAGAAAATGTACCACGGCCATGACGAGCGCGTGCCGGTCGCGGGGCTCACGTGGGGCTTCGACGTCCTCTACGATACGGTCCGCAGCTTTTGCGAGCGCCGCCCCGGATGA
- a CDS encoding roadblock/LC7 domain-containing protein: MINPQMVMYEEEFNQIQAVVDRLVRDANAKVVFIVDKNGQLIAASGDIDNVDTTSLASLTAGNIAATGGMAKLLKENEFATQFHEGEKANIHIQLVGNRVILVVIFDSRSSLGLVRLRVKKASEELNHIFESLLKKVAEPGADSPFAEITDEDIDNLFND; the protein is encoded by the coding sequence ATGATCAATCCCCAGATGGTGATGTACGAGGAGGAGTTCAATCAGATCCAGGCGGTCGTCGACCGTTTGGTTCGAGACGCGAACGCCAAGGTCGTCTTCATCGTCGACAAGAACGGGCAGCTCATCGCGGCGAGCGGCGACATCGACAACGTCGACACGACCAGCCTCGCTTCGCTCACGGCCGGCAACATCGCCGCCACGGGCGGCATGGCCAAGCTCCTCAAAGAGAACGAGTTCGCGACTCAGTTCCACGAGGGCGAGAAGGCCAACATCCACATCCAGCTCGTCGGCAACCGGGTCATCCTGGTCGTCATCTTCGACTCGAGGTCCAGCCTCGGGCTCGTCCGCCTCCGCGTGAAGAAGGCCAGCGAGGAGCTCAACCACATCTTCGAGTCGCTCTTGAAGAAGGTGGCCGAGCCCGGCGCCGACTCGCCCTTCGCCGAGATCACGGACGAAGACATCGACAACCTCTTCAACGACTGA
- a CDS encoding GTPase domain-containing protein, which translates to MSFINYMAREINCKLVYYGPGLCGKTTNLQYIYERTNPEAKGKMISLATETERTLFFDFLPLSLGEIRGFKTRFHLYTVPGQVFYDASRKLILKGVDGVIFVADSQIERTEANLESVENLRTNLAEQGYSLDKLPYVVQYNKRDLPNVASVEELRQLINPTNVPDYEAVARTGVGVFDTLKAVAKLVLTELRKGGT; encoded by the coding sequence ATGAGCTTCATCAACTACATGGCGCGCGAGATCAACTGCAAGTTGGTCTACTACGGCCCCGGTCTCTGCGGAAAGACCACGAACCTCCAGTACATCTACGAGCGCACGAACCCCGAGGCGAAGGGCAAGATGATCAGCCTCGCCACGGAGACGGAGCGCACGCTCTTCTTCGACTTCCTCCCGCTGTCGCTTGGCGAGATCCGCGGCTTCAAGACGCGCTTCCACCTCTACACGGTTCCGGGGCAGGTCTTCTACGACGCCTCCCGCAAGCTCATCTTGAAGGGCGTCGACGGCGTCATCTTCGTGGCCGACTCGCAGATCGAGCGCACCGAGGCGAACCTCGAGTCCGTCGAGAACCTGCGCACCAACCTCGCGGAGCAGGGCTACTCGCTCGACAAGCTCCCGTACGTCGTCCAGTACAACAAGCGCGACCTCCCCAACGTCGCGTCGGTCGAGGAGCTCCGCCAGCTCATCAACCCGACGAACGTGCCCGACTACGAAGCCGTCGCACGCACCGGCGTCGGCGTGTTCGACACGCTGAAGGCCGTCGCGAAGCTCGTCTTGACCGAGCTCCGCAAGGGCGGGACCTGA
- a CDS encoding PilZ domain-containing protein, whose amino-acid sequence MSSKDTDRRAPDAPRVPFDGMVEVGGAQGPSFEAQAMNVSVAGMALRAGYLPAVGQPLTCQFETEEGASVLASGEVTWCKDGSEGGEFGLSFGKLDAASASALKQLFEVSEEPGAAAPKIPVGRVRLHIEGLGVPMKARVKDASVAKVTTFSELGYLQKGKELELEDAETGEKRPARIHSVQVETNEAAIPQLVVTMKYEDESARAAADATSEEPPEAREDGEDPKHDFGERAKGIGAEMGKNIMKIGPAIGGLFARAKTAAAMLAQKRKESASKGGDSDEAPVRRTTAPAPGGRLQAQGRKVVRSEAPDEAPEAPPAKKLDKRKLAIGGAAGIALILGLMAMRKPHEPAPLASAPPQEPAAAVAPQAPVAPQASAVAPGAMAAAPGAMPGAMPGAMVPGAASPQAVAAMPPGSMGADDGSEPDAPAGKKGKPKPFSNGPVGHGTVLKLKMDGPIERLQGAPQPTGFTVVLPNRRSLEAASPLAAKDSRISGIRVANDGNGAELTVSFKDGVPNYLVRAKGDTLEMVLAKEKATAETKKKGQHKADGKADHPKGKGSPSKGHGKH is encoded by the coding sequence ATGAGCAGCAAAGACACCGATAGGCGCGCCCCCGACGCTCCGCGCGTCCCGTTCGACGGCATGGTCGAGGTCGGCGGTGCGCAGGGCCCTTCGTTCGAGGCGCAAGCGATGAACGTCTCGGTCGCGGGCATGGCGCTCCGTGCGGGATACCTCCCCGCGGTCGGGCAGCCGCTCACGTGCCAGTTCGAGACCGAAGAGGGTGCGTCGGTGCTCGCGTCGGGCGAGGTCACCTGGTGCAAGGACGGGTCCGAAGGCGGAGAGTTCGGCCTCTCGTTCGGCAAGCTCGACGCGGCCTCGGCCTCGGCGCTGAAGCAGCTGTTCGAGGTGTCCGAGGAGCCCGGCGCGGCGGCCCCGAAGATCCCCGTGGGGCGCGTTCGCCTGCACATCGAGGGCCTCGGCGTTCCGATGAAGGCGCGCGTGAAGGACGCTTCGGTCGCGAAGGTGACCACGTTCAGCGAGCTCGGTTACCTCCAGAAGGGCAAGGAGCTCGAGCTCGAGGACGCGGAGACCGGCGAGAAGCGCCCGGCCCGCATCCACAGCGTGCAGGTCGAGACGAACGAGGCGGCCATTCCGCAGCTCGTCGTGACCATGAAGTACGAGGACGAGAGCGCACGCGCCGCGGCCGACGCGACCAGCGAAGAGCCCCCGGAGGCGCGCGAGGACGGCGAGGATCCGAAGCACGATTTCGGCGAACGCGCCAAGGGCATCGGCGCCGAAATGGGCAAGAACATCATGAAGATCGGGCCGGCGATCGGTGGGCTCTTCGCCCGCGCCAAGACCGCCGCGGCGATGCTCGCGCAGAAGCGCAAAGAGAGCGCCTCGAAGGGCGGCGACAGCGACGAAGCCCCCGTTCGTCGGACGACGGCCCCGGCGCCAGGTGGACGCCTCCAGGCGCAGGGCCGCAAGGTGGTTCGTTCGGAGGCTCCCGACGAGGCCCCCGAGGCGCCGCCGGCGAAGAAGCTCGACAAACGCAAGCTCGCCATCGGTGGAGCCGCGGGCATCGCGCTCATCCTCGGGCTCATGGCGATGCGCAAGCCGCACGAGCCCGCTCCGCTCGCGAGCGCTCCGCCCCAAGAGCCGGCCGCGGCCGTGGCGCCTCAGGCTCCCGTGGCGCCGCAAGCTTCGGCGGTGGCCCCGGGTGCGATGGCCGCAGCTCCGGGCGCGATGCCGGGTGCGATGCCCGGCGCGATGGTGCCCGGTGCCGCCTCTCCGCAGGCGGTCGCGGCGATGCCGCCCGGTTCGATGGGCGCGGACGACGGGTCCGAGCCCGACGCTCCTGCCGGCAAGAAGGGCAAGCCGAAGCCGTTCTCGAATGGCCCGGTCGGACACGGGACCGTGTTGAAGCTCAAGATGGACGGCCCGATCGAGCGCCTCCAGGGTGCGCCGCAGCCGACCGGGTTCACCGTGGTGCTCCCGAACCGGCGCTCGCTCGAGGCCGCCTCGCCGCTCGCCGCGAAGGACTCGCGCATCTCGGGCATCCGCGTGGCGAACGACGGCAACGGCGCCGAGCTCACGGTGAGCTTCAAGGACGGCGTGCCCAACTACCTCGTGCGCGCCAAGGGCGACACGCTGGAGATGGTGCTGGCGAAGGAGAAGGCGACGGCCGAGACCAAGAAGAAGGGCCAGCACAAGGCCGACGGCAAGGCCGACCACCCGAAGGGCAAGGGGAGCCCCTCGAAGGGTCACGGCAAGCACTGA
- a CDS encoding CarD family transcriptional regulator translates to MIDEGELRVGERAFYPVLGVVELLTTEAREIGGSRQRFYVLAVVGADRKVLVPTTNAEAIGLRRLASPAEIDALLSALAVRPTSFDTQTWNRRARAFAERQKTGRLADTGEIVRELEWRKRQKPLAYGERRVLDATKGMLVREIASALGVDEAEAEARVDAAFEPQGGGGQSA, encoded by the coding sequence GTGATCGACGAGGGGGAGCTGCGGGTCGGCGAGCGCGCGTTCTACCCGGTCTTGGGGGTGGTCGAGCTGCTGACCACCGAGGCGCGCGAGATCGGCGGGAGCCGCCAGCGGTTCTACGTGCTCGCCGTGGTCGGCGCGGACCGCAAGGTGCTCGTGCCCACCACGAACGCCGAGGCCATCGGGTTGCGAAGGCTCGCGAGCCCCGCCGAGATCGACGCGTTGCTCTCGGCCCTCGCCGTGCGCCCTACGTCGTTCGATACGCAGACGTGGAACCGACGGGCCCGCGCGTTCGCCGAGCGCCAAAAGACAGGGAGGCTCGCCGACACGGGAGAGATCGTGCGCGAGCTCGAGTGGCGGAAGAGGCAGAAGCCGCTCGCGTACGGCGAACGCCGCGTGCTCGACGCGACCAAGGGCATGCTCGTGCGCGAGATCGCGAGCGCGCTCGGAGTGGACGAGGCAGAAGCCGAAGCGCGCGTCGACGCGGCGTTCGAGCCTCAGGGAGGCGGGGGGCAGAGCGCCTGA
- a CDS encoding Ppx/GppA family phosphatase — MPVATIDIGTNTVLLLVAERREGALVAVEEHATITRLGRGVDKTRALATDAIAETTACLSRYAERVRACGATAVDIVGTSAMRDASGGEAIVEACRGLFGVPARVLSGEEEARATFRGALSGMADVGREVVVFDIGGGSTEIVLGAPGGATKEARSYDVGSVRLTERISPSDPPTTPELEATQRLAEELLEGVTKAPDEASCVGIAGTMTTLCAVHLGLEPYVGARVHGATMSVGEIEAVVTRLARLPLAERRRVAGLDEKRADVIVAGGVLALAVLRRLGKSQVRVSDRGVRWGLAEALVTKPG; from the coding sequence ATGCCCGTCGCCACGATCGACATCGGGACCAACACGGTGCTCTTGCTGGTCGCGGAGCGGCGCGAGGGCGCGCTCGTGGCCGTCGAGGAGCACGCGACGATCACGCGGCTCGGCCGGGGGGTCGACAAGACCCGGGCCCTCGCCACGGACGCGATCGCCGAGACCACGGCCTGCCTCTCCCGGTACGCGGAGCGGGTGCGCGCGTGCGGGGCGACCGCCGTCGACATCGTCGGGACGAGCGCCATGCGGGACGCGAGCGGCGGCGAGGCCATCGTCGAGGCGTGCCGCGGGCTCTTCGGGGTGCCGGCGCGGGTCCTCTCGGGCGAAGAAGAAGCTCGCGCCACCTTTCGCGGGGCCCTCTCGGGTATGGCCGACGTAGGCCGCGAGGTGGTCGTGTTCGACATCGGCGGCGGGAGCACCGAGATCGTGCTCGGGGCTCCGGGCGGCGCGACGAAGGAGGCCCGCAGTTACGATGTCGGAAGTGTCCGACTTACCGAGAGAATTTCTCCCTCGGACCCTCCGACGACCCCCGAGCTCGAGGCCACGCAGCGCCTCGCCGAGGAGCTGCTCGAGGGGGTCACCAAGGCCCCCGACGAGGCATCGTGTGTCGGCATCGCGGGCACGATGACCACGCTCTGTGCCGTGCACCTCGGGCTCGAGCCGTACGTCGGGGCGCGTGTGCACGGCGCCACGATGTCGGTGGGGGAGATCGAGGCCGTCGTCACGCGGCTCGCGCGGCTACCGCTCGCCGAACGGAGGCGCGTCGCGGGGCTCGACGAGAAGCGCGCGGACGTGATCGTGGCCGGCGGTGTGCTCGCGCTCGCCGTGCTTCGGAGGCTCGGAAAGAGCCAGGTGCGCGTCTCGGACCGGGGCGTGCGCTGGGGCCTCGCCGAGGCGCTGGTCACGAAGCCAGGCTGA
- a CDS encoding OmpA family protein — translation MAVGCGHSDEEMSAKQREIDKLSADLKAAKDQLTADQAKFTEAQSQIDAMKAQLQDFAKTKEDAANLMKALKDYKERADRLAVIEARFRELRTKLDKLNSIGLKVVVRNNRMVIQLPGDILFDSGKDALKPQGKEALAQVAEIIRGDKDLASRYFVVAGHTDNAKYGGGPFHDNWGLSLARSRQVLLFMVNPVGKKPGEGGGLEASRWSAAGYGETDPQEGTVAAQTKDQMQKNRRVELVVQPNVEEMLQLNSIR, via the coding sequence ATGGCCGTCGGTTGTGGGCACAGCGACGAAGAGATGTCGGCGAAGCAGCGGGAGATCGACAAGCTCTCCGCCGACCTGAAGGCGGCGAAGGACCAGCTGACCGCCGATCAGGCCAAATTCACCGAGGCTCAGTCCCAGATCGACGCCATGAAGGCGCAGCTTCAAGACTTCGCGAAGACGAAGGAAGACGCCGCGAACCTCATGAAGGCGCTCAAGGACTACAAGGAGCGCGCCGATCGCCTCGCCGTGATCGAGGCCCGCTTCCGCGAGCTTCGCACCAAGCTCGACAAGCTCAACTCCATCGGCCTCAAGGTGGTCGTGCGGAACAACCGCATGGTCATCCAGCTCCCGGGCGACATCCTCTTCGACTCGGGCAAGGACGCCCTCAAGCCCCAGGGCAAAGAGGCGCTCGCGCAAGTGGCCGAAATCATTCGTGGCGACAAGGATCTCGCGAGCCGCTACTTCGTCGTCGCGGGTCACACCGACAACGCCAAGTACGGCGGCGGGCCCTTCCACGACAACTGGGGCCTCTCGCTCGCGCGCTCGCGCCAGGTCCTCCTCTTCATGGTGAACCCCGTCGGCAAGAAGCCGGGCGAGGGTGGCGGGCTCGAGGCGAGCCGTTGGTCGGCTGCCGGCTACGGCGAGACCGACCCGCAAGAGGGCACGGTCGCCGCGCAGACGAAGGACCAGATGCAGAAAAACCGCCGCGTCGAGCTCGTCGTTCAGCCGAACGTCGAAGAGATGCTGCAGCTCAACAGCATTCGCTGA